A genomic segment from Kyrpidia tusciae DSM 2912 encodes:
- the glpX gene encoding class II fructose-bisphosphatase → MERELAMELVRVTEVAALASARWMGTGKKMEADDAATAAMRRMFDTVNMNGIVVIGEGEMDEAPMLYIGEHLGTGSAPEVDVAVDPLEGTNIVAKGLWNAITVVAAAPRGTLLHAPDMYMEKIAAGPRAKGRIHLDATVKENLMEVAKANDKHISEVVAILLDRPRHESLIEEIRSAGARIKLITDGDVAAAINTAFEEVGVDIMFGTGGAPEGVLAAAALKCLGGEFQGRLVPQDDAERERCRTMGISDPRKVLTLEDLVRGDDAIFAATGVTEGELLHGVRFLSKNTAKTHSLVMRARTGTVRFIEARHRLDRKPHLVLR, encoded by the coding sequence GTGGAACGGGAATTAGCCATGGAATTGGTTCGGGTGACCGAGGTGGCCGCCCTGGCCTCGGCGCGGTGGATGGGCACCGGCAAGAAGATGGAGGCCGATGACGCCGCCACCGCGGCGATGCGGCGCATGTTTGACACGGTGAACATGAACGGTATTGTGGTGATCGGTGAAGGGGAGATGGACGAGGCCCCAATGTTGTATATCGGGGAACACCTCGGAACCGGGAGCGCCCCGGAGGTCGATGTGGCGGTGGATCCCTTGGAGGGTACGAACATCGTCGCCAAGGGATTGTGGAACGCCATTACGGTGGTGGCAGCGGCGCCCCGGGGAACCTTGCTGCACGCCCCGGACATGTACATGGAGAAGATCGCCGCGGGCCCCCGGGCCAAAGGAAGGATCCACCTGGATGCCACGGTGAAAGAGAATCTGATGGAAGTCGCCAAAGCCAATGATAAACATATCAGTGAAGTGGTGGCCATCCTGCTCGATCGCCCGCGCCACGAATCCTTGATTGAAGAGATCCGCAGTGCCGGCGCGCGGATTAAACTCATCACCGACGGAGATGTCGCGGCAGCCATCAATACGGCTTTCGAGGAGGTCGGAGTGGACATCATGTTCGGGACCGGCGGAGCCCCGGAGGGGGTCCTGGCTGCCGCCGCGTTAAAATGTCTGGGCGGTGAGTTCCAAGGACGCCTGGTTCCCCAAGACGATGCCGAGCGGGAACGCTGTCGGACGATGGGGATCAGTGATCCCCGCAAGGTGCTGACCCTGGAAGATTTGGTGCGCGGGGACGATGCGATCTTTGCCGCCACCGGGGTCACCGAAGGGGAGTTGCTTCACGGCGTGCGGTTTTTGTCGAAAAACACCGCCAAGACACACTCGCTGGTCATGCGTGCGAGAACGGGCACCGTCCGGTTCATTGAAGCGAGACACCGATTGGACCGCAAACCTCATCTCGTTCTTCGCTGA
- a CDS encoding gluzincin family metallopeptidase, whose product MQRWIGVVLALLIAMGSTSLVVKTAAYPERSWVQLSAAAAHYAHRTFASEWAKAFASREEPAARNVAPGKPQTAAPITYEIEAELDPEHHQIRGRETVQWRDPLPSPVHFYLYPLNPGGIRVHGVYRGEKSVPYQVLGEQLLVQVGPGTPTRLTLEFTTDIPGGGTRYGERDGVWILAYWYPILASRDQTGWITPPPSKGFGEPYIVDTADYRITWTAPKGMTWYASAPAQSAAPSADGTVTVKMDGRALRHFALVGSARYQDTTLTLADGLTVHLGLLAPEHRAALEATATAALNLYRARFGPLPTQAVALVETPPGTTFAQELPNLALIDVDLWNGQMPEQDADRWTAHELAHLWWYSAVGDYEGLTPWMDEGLADYSSYLYEESRYGPEAYEAAMNRLTSWFREGRSYSPGHPGVALPTRDLGATERPYEDFDTEWQYYFLEYLRPVLMYRDLRQAMGDDRFFSWLQTLYRQHAGAVLTADRWRDSLQQADPAALERANLWLDAPYRTVLRHLDPGGHLHLADETP is encoded by the coding sequence GTGCAGAGGTGGATCGGCGTCGTTTTGGCCCTCTTGATCGCCATGGGATCCACTTCCCTGGTGGTCAAGACCGCCGCTTATCCCGAACGCTCCTGGGTGCAATTGTCGGCAGCCGCCGCGCATTACGCGCACAGGACCTTTGCGAGCGAATGGGCCAAAGCTTTTGCCTCCCGGGAGGAGCCCGCCGCCCGGAATGTCGCTCCCGGAAAGCCGCAGACCGCAGCGCCCATCACCTATGAGATCGAGGCCGAGTTAGACCCTGAACACCATCAGATCCGCGGCCGGGAAACCGTGCAGTGGCGGGATCCCCTGCCAAGCCCGGTCCACTTCTATCTCTATCCCTTAAATCCCGGCGGCATTCGGGTTCACGGGGTATACCGAGGTGAAAAGAGCGTCCCCTATCAGGTGCTGGGAGAACAACTGCTGGTCCAAGTCGGGCCCGGGACTCCCACCCGGCTGACCCTGGAGTTTACCACAGACATCCCCGGCGGCGGGACCCGTTACGGGGAGCGGGACGGGGTATGGATTCTCGCCTATTGGTATCCCATCCTCGCATCCCGGGATCAAACAGGTTGGATCACGCCGCCTCCGTCCAAGGGATTCGGTGAACCCTATATCGTCGACACCGCGGACTACCGGATCACCTGGACGGCACCGAAGGGGATGACTTGGTACGCCTCTGCCCCGGCGCAAAGCGCCGCGCCCTCGGCTGACGGGACGGTCACTGTCAAGATGGACGGGCGCGCCCTGCGCCATTTTGCCCTGGTGGGGTCGGCGAGGTACCAGGACACAACCCTGACTTTGGCTGACGGCTTGACGGTCCACCTCGGCCTTCTCGCCCCGGAACACCGCGCTGCGCTTGAAGCCACGGCAACGGCGGCCTTGAACCTTTACCGCGCCCGATTTGGCCCCTTGCCGACCCAGGCGGTGGCCTTGGTGGAGACTCCGCCCGGCACCACCTTCGCCCAGGAGCTGCCAAATTTAGCACTGATCGACGTTGACCTGTGGAACGGGCAGATGCCCGAGCAGGACGCCGACCGGTGGACGGCCCACGAACTCGCCCACCTGTGGTGGTATAGCGCCGTGGGCGATTACGAAGGGCTGACGCCGTGGATGGATGAAGGGCTGGCGGATTACAGCTCCTATCTCTATGAAGAAAGCCGATACGGCCCGGAAGCGTACGAAGCGGCCATGAATCGCCTGACGAGTTGGTTCCGGGAAGGTCGGTCTTATTCGCCGGGCCACCCGGGCGTTGCCCTTCCCACCCGGGACCTCGGGGCAACGGAGCGGCCCTATGAAGATTTTGACACCGAATGGCAGTATTACTTCCTCGAATATCTCCGCCCCGTCCTCATGTACCGGGATCTGCGCCAGGCCATGGGGGACGACCGGTTTTTCTCCTGGCTGCAAACCCTCTACCGGCAACACGCGGGCGCGGTCCTCACCGCGGATCGGTGGCGGGACAGCCTACAGCAGGCCGACCCCGCAGCCCTGGAGCGGGCAAACTTGTGGCTCGACGCCCCTTATCGCACTGTCCTTCGCCATCTGGATCCGGGCGGCCATCTGCATCTTGCGGACGAGACACCGTGA
- a CDS encoding N-acetyldiaminopimelate deacetylase, whose amino-acid sequence MTPGALDLQAIRRDLHRIPEPGFQEFETQRYILDVLARLPASRIDVKTWRTGVLVRIKGTAPRRVVGYRADMDGLPVEEATGLAFRSERPGYMHACGHDVHMTVALGVVEHFVHHPVRDDLVVVFQPAEEGPGGARPMRESPEFSRWTPDWIIALHVAPEYPVGTIALREGTLFAGTSELFIDLIGQGGHAAFPHRAKDMAVAAAHLLVQLQTVVARNLNPLDAGVVTIGRMEAGTKQNIIAERARLEGTIRALSTESLSRMKGRIEALVRGIEEGFSCRATIDYGANYRQVYNTPDLTREFMDWAAREGGVKVITCEPAMTGEDFGYFLETIPGFMFWLGVDSPEGLHSAGMNPDERAIDIAVSLLTRYFTWKIEQDIAV is encoded by the coding sequence GTGACCCCGGGGGCTCTCGACCTGCAGGCGATCCGCCGGGATCTGCACCGCATTCCCGAGCCCGGATTTCAGGAGTTTGAAACCCAGCGTTATATCCTCGATGTCCTCGCCCGGCTGCCCGCATCCCGTATCGACGTAAAGACGTGGCGCACCGGCGTGTTGGTGCGGATCAAGGGCACGGCCCCCAGGCGGGTGGTTGGCTACCGGGCGGACATGGACGGGCTTCCGGTGGAGGAGGCTACGGGCCTGGCTTTTCGTTCTGAGCGTCCCGGTTATATGCACGCCTGCGGCCACGATGTCCACATGACCGTGGCCTTGGGAGTGGTGGAACACTTCGTACACCACCCTGTGCGGGACGATCTGGTGGTGGTGTTCCAACCTGCCGAGGAGGGGCCGGGAGGTGCCCGGCCCATGCGGGAAAGTCCGGAGTTTTCGCGGTGGACGCCCGACTGGATCATCGCCCTTCACGTGGCGCCGGAGTATCCCGTGGGGACTATCGCGCTGCGGGAAGGGACGCTGTTCGCGGGCACCTCTGAGCTGTTTATCGACCTCATCGGCCAGGGCGGCCACGCGGCCTTTCCCCACCGGGCAAAAGATATGGCGGTGGCGGCCGCCCATCTGCTCGTTCAACTGCAGACCGTGGTGGCCCGGAACCTCAACCCCCTGGATGCGGGGGTTGTGACCATCGGGAGGATGGAGGCCGGGACGAAGCAGAACATCATCGCCGAGCGGGCGCGCCTGGAGGGGACGATCCGGGCGCTTTCCACCGAGTCCCTCTCCCGGATGAAAGGGCGGATTGAGGCGCTGGTCCGGGGGATTGAAGAGGGGTTCTCCTGTCGGGCGACCATCGATTACGGGGCGAACTACCGGCAGGTGTACAACACGCCGGATTTGACCCGGGAGTTCATGGATTGGGCCGCCCGGGAAGGCGGGGTGAAGGTCATAACCTGCGAGCCCGCCATGACGGGCGAAGATTTCGGGTATTTTCTCGAAACGATTCCCGGGTTTATGTTTTGGCTCGGCGTCGACAGCCCCGAGGGGCTGCACAGCGCCGGCATGAACCCCGATGAACGGGCCATCGACATTGCCGTCTCCTTGTTAACCCGATATTTTACATGGAAAATCGAACAGGATATCGCGGTGTAA
- the dapD gene encoding 2,3,4,5-tetrahydropyridine-2,6-dicarboxylate N-acetyltransferase — protein MDAKEIIAFIQNSKKRTPVKVYLKGRLDGIDFGPEAKAFISGDVGVVFGEWDELREVLAAHQDRITDWVVESDRRNSAIPLLDTKGLQARIEPGAIIRDRVEIGERAVIMMGAVINIGAVIGEGTMIDMNAVVGGRGIIGKNCHIGAGAVIAGVVEPPSAKPVVVEDDVVVGANAVILEGIRVGRGAVVAAGAVVIEDVPPHTVVAGTPARVIKQIDEQTRAKTEIKQELRQL, from the coding sequence ATGGACGCGAAGGAAATCATCGCGTTTATCCAGAACAGTAAAAAACGCACGCCGGTCAAAGTCTACCTCAAAGGCCGGCTGGATGGAATCGATTTCGGGCCGGAGGCGAAAGCGTTCATCTCCGGAGACGTCGGTGTGGTGTTCGGGGAATGGGACGAGCTTCGAGAGGTTCTTGCGGCTCACCAGGATCGCATCACCGATTGGGTGGTGGAAAGTGATCGGCGGAATTCTGCGATTCCCCTCCTTGACACCAAGGGGCTCCAGGCGCGGATCGAGCCCGGAGCCATCATTCGGGACCGGGTGGAGATCGGGGAGCGAGCCGTGATCATGATGGGGGCGGTGATCAACATTGGGGCGGTCATCGGGGAGGGTACGATGATCGACATGAACGCCGTGGTGGGCGGTCGAGGGATCATCGGAAAGAACTGCCACATCGGCGCCGGTGCCGTCATCGCCGGGGTGGTGGAACCTCCATCCGCCAAGCCCGTGGTGGTGGAGGATGATGTCGTGGTCGGGGCGAACGCCGTGATTCTGGAAGGGATCCGGGTGGGCCGGGGCGCGGTGGTGGCGGCCGGCGCGGTGGTGATCGAAGACGTTCCGCCCCACACGGTGGTGGCGGGGACTCCGGCCCGGGTCATCAAGCAGATCGACGAACAAACCCGGGCGAAAACGGAGATTAAGCAGGAGCTGCGGCAACTGTGA
- the fsa gene encoding fructose-6-phosphate aldolase, with protein MQLFIDSANVDEIRRVSAWGAVSGVTTNPSLIAKEGRDFVETLVEIAGLVAGPISAEVLSLDAEGMLEEGRKLAAVAPNIVIKVPMTAEGLKAAHAFAKEGIRTNVTLVFSTNQALLAARAGASYVSPFVGRLDDIGYDGIALIREVAEIFRIHGLDTQIIAASIRHPMHVTRAALAGAHIATAPFAVLEQMVKHPLTDLGIERFLADWGNRPTP; from the coding sequence GTGCAGCTGTTTATCGACAGTGCCAATGTCGACGAGATCCGCAGGGTCAGCGCCTGGGGGGCGGTGTCCGGGGTGACCACCAATCCCAGCCTCATCGCCAAAGAAGGCCGGGATTTTGTCGAAACTCTGGTTGAAATCGCCGGGCTGGTGGCCGGCCCGATCAGTGCGGAGGTTCTCTCCCTGGATGCCGAGGGCATGCTGGAGGAAGGGCGGAAACTAGCGGCTGTGGCCCCGAACATCGTCATCAAGGTGCCGATGACCGCGGAAGGTTTGAAAGCTGCCCACGCCTTTGCCAAAGAAGGGATTCGGACGAATGTGACCCTGGTTTTCTCCACCAACCAGGCCCTTCTGGCCGCCCGGGCCGGGGCGTCCTACGTGAGCCCTTTCGTGGGCCGGCTGGACGATATCGGGTACGACGGAATCGCCCTGATCCGGGAGGTGGCGGAGATTTTCCGGATTCACGGCCTGGATACGCAGATCATCGCCGCCAGCATTCGGCATCCCATGCATGTGACCCGGGCCGCCCTGGCCGGGGCTCACATTGCGACGGCCCCCTTTGCCGTGCTTGAGCAGATGGTCAAACATCCGCTGACCGATCTGGGAATTGAGCGATTCCTGGCTGACTGGGGGAACCGGCCCACTCCTTGA